The following proteins are co-located in the Dyadobacter chenwenxiniae genome:
- a CDS encoding ABC transporter ATP-binding protein: protein MNIIEVRNVTKEYSNHVALDDVSIDIPKGCIFGLLGPNGAGKTSLIRIINQITGPDKGEILFDGQHLNQSHISRIGYLPEERGLYKKMKVGEQLLYLAQLKGLSQKQAMDKLKTWFIKFDIKTWWDKSVSDLSKGMQQKVQFVSTVLHEPDLIILDEPFSGFDPINANLIRDEILELKQKGSTIIFSTHRMETVEELCDNIALIHKAKKVLDGPKNLIKEQFKTHTYFVEYKGDLSGLEHSYTLTPEKELENGYKRANIHLGEFASPNDLLRDLLPKVEIRSFGENIPSMSDIFMRSVNEVPEA, encoded by the coding sequence ATGAATATCATAGAAGTAAGGAATGTTACCAAGGAGTATTCCAATCATGTTGCGTTAGACGATGTCAGTATCGACATTCCAAAAGGCTGCATTTTCGGCTTGCTAGGGCCAAATGGTGCCGGGAAAACGTCATTGATCCGTATCATTAATCAGATCACCGGGCCGGACAAGGGTGAGATTCTGTTTGACGGACAGCATTTGAATCAAAGTCACATTTCACGCATCGGGTATTTACCGGAAGAGCGCGGGCTTTACAAAAAGATGAAAGTAGGCGAGCAGTTGCTTTATCTGGCTCAGCTGAAAGGCTTATCGCAAAAACAAGCGATGGACAAGCTGAAAACATGGTTTATCAAATTTGACATTAAAACGTGGTGGGATAAAAGTGTTTCCGACCTGTCCAAAGGAATGCAGCAAAAAGTGCAGTTCGTTTCCACGGTGCTTCACGAACCCGATCTGATCATTCTCGACGAGCCGTTTTCCGGTTTTGACCCGATTAATGCAAACCTGATCCGGGACGAAATTTTGGAATTAAAACAAAAAGGAAGCACGATCATTTTTTCGACCCACAGAATGGAAACGGTGGAAGAACTTTGCGACAACATTGCGTTGATCCATAAGGCCAAAAAAGTGCTCGACGGCCCTAAAAATCTTATCAAAGAGCAGTTCAAAACGCACACTTATTTCGTTGAATATAAAGGGGATCTGAGCGGACTCGAACATTCCTATACACTAACCCCCGAAAAAGAGCTAGAGAATGGTTACAAGCGCGCCAATATTCATTTGGGAGAGTTTGCCAGTCCAAATGATTTGCTCAGGGACTTACTTCCAAAAGTAGAGATACGGTCGTTTGGAGAAAACATTCCGAGCATGAGCGACATTTTCATGCGCTCCGTCAACGAGGTTCCAGAAGCATAA
- a CDS encoding alanine dehydrogenase — MAQPQITGFEELAKQSALYPQESLMAVRKDHNSLHIGLPREVSLQENRIALTPDAVKILVRNGHEVWVEKDAGKGGNLSDHEYSEAGAVIVQSAKEVYQANVILKVEPLVEEEFRYIKAGTTLISAMNLPTLEKKYFERLNELKITGIGYELIEDKVGGKPIIRAMGEIAGSTVLLIAAEYLSTPNGGRGIILGGITGVPPTKIVILGAGTVAEYATRAAISVGADIKVFDKHIYRLQRLKYAIGQNLYTSIIDSDTLAEAIARADVVIGTMRAENGISPLVVTKEMVSQMKPGSVIIDVSIDQGGSFETSRMTTHKHPTFKYNDVIHYCVPNIPSRVAHTASTALSNVFLPFLLQTGTIGGIEEMIYANRWFMKGVYCHKGTLTNSHIARSFNMRYKDLTLLLAARM; from the coding sequence ATGGCACAACCTCAGATTACCGGTTTCGAAGAGCTAGCCAAGCAGTCGGCGTTGTATCCGCAGGAATCCCTGATGGCAGTCCGGAAGGATCATAATTCGTTGCATATTGGCCTGCCCCGTGAGGTTTCGTTACAGGAAAACCGGATCGCGCTCACGCCCGACGCAGTCAAAATCCTCGTTCGGAACGGACATGAAGTTTGGGTTGAAAAAGATGCAGGGAAGGGCGGGAACCTCTCAGACCATGAGTATAGCGAGGCCGGTGCGGTGATTGTGCAAAGCGCAAAAGAAGTGTATCAGGCCAATGTGATCCTGAAAGTAGAGCCTTTGGTAGAGGAAGAATTCCGCTATATCAAGGCCGGGACGACGTTGATCTCTGCCATGAATTTGCCAACACTTGAGAAGAAATATTTTGAAAGATTGAATGAGCTGAAAATCACCGGCATAGGATATGAGCTCATTGAGGATAAAGTGGGAGGAAAACCCATTATTCGCGCAATGGGCGAAATTGCGGGAAGCACGGTGTTGCTGATCGCTGCGGAATATTTGTCAACGCCCAATGGTGGGAGAGGCATCATTCTGGGCGGCATAACAGGCGTTCCGCCAACCAAAATTGTAATTTTGGGAGCCGGGACAGTTGCAGAATACGCCACGCGTGCAGCCATCAGCGTTGGGGCGGACATTAAGGTTTTTGACAAGCATATATACAGGTTGCAACGATTAAAATACGCGATAGGCCAGAATCTTTACACTTCCATCATTGATTCGGACACATTGGCGGAGGCGATTGCCAGGGCCGACGTCGTCATAGGCACCATGCGTGCCGAAAACGGCATCAGTCCGCTGGTCGTAACCAAAGAAATGGTTTCCCAAATGAAGCCCGGCTCCGTCATTATCGACGTCAGCATTGACCAGGGCGGTTCGTTCGAAACTTCCCGCATGACCACGCATAAGCATCCAACATTCAAGTATAATGATGTCATCCATTATTGCGTGCCCAACATTCCCTCGCGCGTGGCGCATACGGCCAGCACAGCGCTTAGCAATGTATTTTTACCGTTTTTATTGCAAACAGGCACAATTGGCGGCATCGAAGAAATGATTTATGCCAATCGTTGGTTTATGAAAGGAGTGTATTGTCATAAAGGAACATTGACGAACTCGCATATCGCACGTAGTTTTAACATGCGGTACAAGGATTTGACATTGTTGCTGGCTGCGAGGATGTAA
- the tsaE gene encoding tRNA (adenosine(37)-N6)-threonylcarbamoyltransferase complex ATPase subunit type 1 TsaE, protein MFGESAVMRFNELEELETVSADLLHMGKDIPVWLFEGHMGAGKTTLIKALCKQLGVRSHVQSPTFSLVNEYDAGDKLVYHFDFYRIKDETEALDMGVEEYFDSGHFCFVEWPGKIEFLWPLNYLLIHLEADENGMRMLAVKRV, encoded by the coding sequence ATGTTTGGAGAGTCTGCTGTCATGCGTTTTAATGAGTTAGAGGAACTGGAAACAGTCTCTGCGGATCTGCTGCATATGGGCAAAGACATTCCAGTATGGCTATTTGAAGGCCATATGGGTGCCGGCAAAACAACTCTCATCAAAGCGCTCTGCAAGCAGCTGGGCGTTCGCTCACACGTTCAAAGCCCCACATTTTCACTGGTCAATGAGTATGATGCCGGTGATAAATTGGTCTATCATTTTGATTTTTACAGGATCAAAGACGAAACCGAAGCACTCGATATGGGCGTGGAGGAATATTTTGATTCCGGGCATTTTTGCTTTGTCGAGTGGCCGGGGAAAATTGAATTCTTGTGGCCATTGAACTATCTGCTGATCCATTTGGAAGCGGATGAAAATGGCATGAGAATGTTGGCAGTAAAGAGGGTATAG
- a CDS encoding sugar phosphate isomerase/epimerase family protein has protein sequence MSQNISRRAFLINSTLAGAIAPVIAENAFAAGANSVADVPKINIFSKHLHFLNYTDMADAAKELGFDGIDLTVRPKGHVLPENVETDLPKAAEAMKKAGFTPLMFCTAVEDAANPVDKKLLETASRLGFKYYRMNWYKYNEQQTIPQLLDQYKDKMAGLGQLNNQLGLTGCYQNHAGRLVGASMFEIWQILQKADPKSMGAQYDIRHATLEGGLSWQTGFNLIRPSIKTIVLKDFVWEKMNGKWAPKSVPLGEGMVDFKTYFKLLKDNKVDVPICLHLEYPLGGADQGADKITVDKKVVFDAMRRDLKRAKELWQEA, from the coding sequence ATGTCCCAAAACATATCCAGACGCGCTTTTCTCATCAATAGCACATTGGCTGGTGCAATTGCCCCGGTAATTGCTGAAAATGCTTTTGCAGCTGGTGCTAATTCGGTAGCAGACGTTCCCAAGATTAATATTTTTTCCAAACACCTGCATTTCCTGAATTACACCGATATGGCAGACGCAGCCAAAGAGCTCGGTTTCGATGGCATTGACCTGACAGTACGTCCGAAAGGCCACGTGCTGCCTGAAAATGTTGAAACTGATTTGCCGAAGGCTGCGGAAGCGATGAAAAAAGCTGGTTTCACGCCATTAATGTTCTGCACGGCGGTGGAAGATGCAGCCAACCCGGTCGATAAAAAACTCCTGGAAACGGCTTCCAGGCTCGGTTTCAAGTATTATCGCATGAATTGGTATAAATACAATGAGCAACAGACCATTCCGCAACTTTTAGATCAATACAAGGACAAAATGGCTGGTTTGGGACAGCTTAACAACCAATTGGGTTTAACCGGTTGTTACCAGAATCACGCTGGACGGCTCGTGGGCGCGAGCATGTTTGAGATCTGGCAAATTTTGCAAAAAGCCGATCCTAAAAGCATGGGCGCACAATATGATATCCGGCATGCCACATTGGAAGGCGGACTTTCATGGCAAACGGGCTTCAACCTGATCAGACCGAGCATTAAGACCATTGTGCTGAAAGATTTTGTGTGGGAGAAAATGAATGGTAAATGGGCACCAAAAAGCGTCCCGCTCGGGGAAGGCATGGTGGATTTCAAAACTTATTTCAAGTTACTGAAAGACAATAAAGTAGACGTTCCGATTTGCCTGCATCTGGAATACCCGCTGGGCGGTGCGGATCAGGGAGCTGACAAGATTACAGTGGACAAAAAAGTGGTTTTTGATGCGATGCGACGCGATTTGAAAAGAGCAAAAGAATTATGGCAGGAAGCGTGA
- a CDS encoding pyrroloquinoline quinone-dependent dehydrogenase, with protein sequence MKPLILLLLIFLAVTGFVLAPLLNDTDWPEYNGNGERSHFSVLNQIRKDNVAQLKVAWTYASGGADTARNRSQMQCNPIIINGILYGVSASIQAFAVDAATGKEIWKSDLPDVAGTLSRGVTYWSDNQNKRIFFGAANWLYALDAANGRLVDSFGINGKINLKTGIERPGSDDFISSNTPNTIYKNLIIVGGRVAENETALLGDVRAYDTVTGKLVWTFHTIPDKGEFGYNTWLTQPARKKFGGANAWAGMAIDRKRGIVYIPTGSAAFDFWGGNRPGDNLFANCLIALDAATGKRLWHYQLVHHDIWDRDPPCPPNLVMLNIGGKQLDAVVQITKQGYIFVFDRVTGKPLFPIKETAFRMDAMQGEKPSKTQPIPTLPLPFTRQTFGAKDFNTFVADRDSLEGLLKKARFGTAYIPITGDMTIFYPGTDGGAQWGGAATDPNGVMYIPAKEIPVYTTLRKKEVLSDQAVNGSKLYQLNCSACHGTDKTGNHDGSYPSLVNVEKRLTKEQITGILQKGKGMMPSFSHITDAEKNLIIDFLLNKNADQKIVSTNNGQVPYHNTGYNRWYDKNGYPVSQPPWGTLTAVDLSTGQRRWQVPLGEYKALTDKGIPPTGTDNYGGPVVTSSGLIFIAASRDEKIRAFDKNTGKILWTATLPAAGYASASTYSVNGKQFIVIACGGGKLNTKSGDKYVAFALP encoded by the coding sequence ATGAAACCTCTGATCCTGCTGTTGCTGATTTTCCTGGCCGTTACCGGCTTTGTGCTCGCGCCGTTATTGAACGATACGGACTGGCCGGAATACAACGGAAACGGCGAAAGAAGCCATTTTTCGGTCCTTAATCAGATCCGTAAAGACAATGTGGCTCAGCTGAAAGTTGCGTGGACGTATGCTTCCGGCGGAGCGGATACGGCCCGTAACCGCAGCCAGATGCAATGTAACCCGATCATTATCAACGGAATCCTTTACGGCGTTTCCGCATCCATTCAGGCGTTCGCTGTTGATGCGGCGACGGGTAAGGAAATATGGAAAAGCGATTTGCCCGATGTGGCCGGAACATTGAGCCGGGGCGTTACTTACTGGTCTGACAACCAAAACAAACGAATCTTTTTTGGTGCCGCGAACTGGTTATATGCTTTGGATGCAGCCAATGGTAGGCTAGTCGATTCATTTGGTATAAATGGAAAAATAAATCTTAAAACCGGCATTGAAAGACCTGGATCAGATGATTTTATCTCTTCCAACACACCCAACACGATTTACAAAAACCTGATCATTGTCGGCGGAAGGGTTGCCGAAAATGAAACTGCGCTGTTGGGCGATGTACGGGCTTATGACACCGTTACGGGAAAGCTTGTCTGGACATTTCATACCATTCCTGACAAAGGGGAATTTGGCTATAACACGTGGTTAACGCAACCGGCAAGAAAGAAATTCGGTGGCGCAAATGCCTGGGCCGGCATGGCCATTGACCGGAAACGCGGCATTGTTTACATTCCAACCGGATCTGCGGCTTTCGATTTTTGGGGTGGCAACAGGCCCGGAGACAATCTTTTCGCAAACTGCCTCATTGCGCTGGACGCTGCAACGGGCAAACGACTTTGGCATTACCAGCTCGTCCACCACGACATCTGGGACCGCGATCCGCCATGCCCGCCTAATCTGGTAATGCTTAATATAGGTGGAAAGCAATTGGATGCTGTTGTTCAAATCACGAAACAAGGTTACATCTTCGTTTTCGACCGGGTTACGGGCAAACCACTGTTTCCTATTAAAGAAACCGCCTTTCGAATGGATGCCATGCAAGGTGAGAAACCCAGCAAAACGCAACCCATTCCAACATTGCCACTCCCATTCACCCGCCAGACTTTCGGCGCAAAAGACTTTAACACATTCGTCGCTGACCGGGATTCGCTCGAAGGATTGCTAAAAAAAGCACGATTTGGAACGGCTTATATTCCGATTACAGGCGATATGACCATTTTTTATCCTGGCACGGACGGCGGCGCACAATGGGGCGGCGCTGCGACGGATCCAAATGGCGTGATGTACATTCCCGCGAAAGAAATCCCGGTTTACACGACATTAAGAAAAAAGGAAGTGCTCAGCGACCAGGCGGTTAATGGCAGCAAACTCTATCAACTGAACTGCTCGGCTTGTCACGGAACGGACAAAACCGGAAACCACGACGGCTCCTACCCTTCGCTTGTGAATGTTGAAAAACGGTTGACGAAAGAACAGATCACGGGCATCCTGCAAAAGGGAAAAGGAATGATGCCTTCGTTTTCGCACATTACGGATGCCGAGAAAAATCTGATCATTGATTTTTTGCTTAATAAAAACGCAGATCAAAAGATTGTCAGCACCAACAACGGACAAGTTCCTTACCACAACACCGGTTACAATCGTTGGTATGATAAAAATGGCTATCCCGTGAGTCAGCCGCCTTGGGGAACGCTTACCGCCGTGGATTTGAGTACAGGCCAACGCCGTTGGCAAGTCCCACTAGGCGAATACAAAGCATTGACAGACAAAGGAATCCCTCCCACCGGAACCGATAATTACGGCGGTCCGGTCGTCACGTCAAGCGGTTTAATCTTCATCGCAGCCAGCCGCGACGAAAAGATCCGGGCATTCGATAAAAACACAGGAAAAATTCTTTGGACCGCAACTCTACCAGCCGCCGGCTACGCCTCAGCCAGCACTTATTCAGTGAACGGGAAACAATTCATCGTCATAGCCTGCGGAGGCGGGAAGCTGAATACGAAGTCCGGGGATAAATATGTGGCGTTTGCTTTGCCTTAG
- a CDS encoding type II toxin-antitoxin system VapC family toxin, whose translation MNYLIDTHILLWHSDDNQKLSHQVTLELNSSSASLYVSHATYWEMAIKKGLGKLDLNVPISEFRKMAMRNSFHSLSFDNEHYDVLEQLPLLHADPFDRMIIAQAIAERLTIITQDKKFALYQNLVPILWN comes from the coding sequence ATGAATTACTTAATAGACACACACATTTTACTTTGGCATTCAGACGACAATCAAAAGCTTTCCCATCAAGTAACTCTCGAATTAAACTCCTCTTCTGCAAGCTTATATGTGAGCCACGCAACCTATTGGGAAATGGCTATCAAAAAAGGTTTGGGCAAATTGGATTTGAATGTGCCTATATCAGAGTTTCGCAAGATGGCGATGAGAAATTCCTTTCATTCCCTGTCATTTGATAATGAACATTACGATGTGCTGGAACAGCTTCCCTTGCTACATGCTGATCCATTTGACAGAATGATCATTGCGCAGGCTATTGCCGAACGGCTTACCATTATTACACAAGACAAAAAATTCGCATTGTATCAAAATCTTGTCCCCATTCTCTGGAATTAA
- a CDS encoding Gfo/Idh/MocA family oxidoreductase, producing MASRILNVGLIGFGLSGRYFHSPFLSTNPGFKIKTVVERSKNEAQEFDPNIGNARSVEELLSDESIDLVFICTPNDTHFPYAMDALENGKHVVIEKPFAATEEEARQLVAVAKEKGLILTAYQNRRWDSDFLTIKKLIAEDRLGDIVEYECRYDRFRPVVPTESWKEKSVPVGGNLYNLGPHLIDQALVLFGEPLTVTAEIRSVRPNSEIDDYFDVRLGYADKLVIVKSSLMVYENFLRYNLHGTKGSFIKGGLDPQEETLRKNVLPTQKPWGVEPENRWGKLFSEDFTGVIESEAGDYAPFYQNVYDAIVDGAELAVKPEEILRTTRVIDLAFQSSRERQVMTY from the coding sequence ATGGCTTCACGAATTCTTAATGTTGGGTTGATTGGCTTTGGGTTGTCCGGGCGCTACTTTCATTCCCCTTTTCTTAGCACCAATCCGGGTTTCAAGATCAAGACGGTTGTTGAAAGAAGTAAAAACGAAGCGCAGGAATTTGATCCGAACATTGGCAATGCGCGTTCCGTTGAGGAGCTTCTGAGCGACGAATCCATTGATCTCGTTTTCATATGCACGCCCAACGACACGCATTTCCCATACGCGATGGACGCTCTGGAAAATGGCAAACATGTGGTGATCGAAAAGCCATTTGCCGCAACGGAAGAAGAAGCGCGCCAGCTCGTTGCAGTGGCCAAGGAGAAAGGACTGATCCTGACGGCTTACCAAAATCGCCGCTGGGATTCCGACTTTTTGACTATTAAAAAACTCATTGCCGAAGATAGATTAGGAGACATTGTTGAGTATGAATGCCGTTACGACCGTTTCCGTCCCGTGGTGCCAACCGAATCCTGGAAAGAGAAAAGCGTTCCGGTGGGCGGTAACCTTTACAATCTGGGGCCACATCTGATCGACCAGGCCTTGGTCCTTTTCGGAGAGCCGCTGACGGTCACTGCAGAAATTCGTTCGGTGAGGCCAAATAGCGAGATTGATGATTATTTTGACGTTCGCCTGGGCTATGCAGATAAGCTTGTGATTGTGAAGTCGAGCCTGATGGTTTATGAGAATTTCCTGCGCTATAACCTGCACGGAACCAAAGGATCATTCATCAAAGGTGGCCTGGATCCGCAAGAGGAAACATTGCGAAAGAATGTTTTACCAACCCAAAAACCCTGGGGCGTCGAGCCGGAAAATCGCTGGGGTAAATTATTTAGCGAAGATTTTACAGGCGTTATTGAAAGTGAGGCTGGTGATTATGCGCCATTTTACCAGAATGTTTACGACGCGATCGTGGATGGAGCCGAGCTGGCTGTGAAGCCGGAAGAAATTCTGCGCACAACGCGCGTGATCGATCTGGCTTTCCAAAGCAGCCGCGAAAGGCAGGTGATGACTTATTAA